GTGCGCATCTGATTGCTGGAAATTGCCATGAGGATCAGTAAGATAGAATTTATATTCTGGATGTAGATACATTTTTCTGAATATATTTGGACCGTATCCCACACCTAGAACAGGATGTTTTTTTATAATCTGAAGACTATTATGCCATAATGTTAAGCGGCCAGATAAAGCTCGGTTAATACCTTCTTTAACCTCAAATGTAAATTTTATTCTTTCAGTAACCGGGCCACAAAAAATGGCCAAAAGCAGTAATGCTGCTAAAAATGCTGTTAACATCTTCTTGCTTTTTTTGAACAATAGCATCAAAAGAGTACCAAATAGTATTACCCATGGCCCGCGAGTGAAAGTTAACACTAATAATATACCTGTTAAGAGGGCAGATAAAACTAGACCAAGTTTTATATATTTGTTTTTAGTATGGAAAAACACTATTAGAATTAAAGGGATAACAAGTATACAGTACATTGCTGAACGGCTATAACTGCCAAAGGCGCCTGTAGCTCTTCCATACTCTGTTAATGTGCTATTAAAATAGCCACATATGCCATATATAGAAAAGACGCATGCTGAAATAGCTAACATGTATACTATTTTCAGCATCTGTTTTTTGGTCTTTATATTATTTATTACAATAAAAAACAGGATGATTTGTTTAAGGAACTGGGACCTGAATTCATAGAAACTATATGAAGGAGCTATTGAGCCAACGGAAGCCAGGATAATAACAATTCCCCAATACATGATAGGGAGATTCAGAGGTGTTTTTATAAAACGCGCATCAGGAACACATCTTAGCTTCACTATCCATGCAATGAGAGGGATAAGAAGAGCCGTTGATTCAATAGATGCAGTATGCTTAAACGGCAGAATAAAAACTAAAAGGAGTATGCTGTACTCAATAATTCTGTTACATATAGTAGATATTTTTGAGCTGTTCATTTTTATTTCGTCACGA
The window above is part of the bacterium genome. Proteins encoded here:
- a CDS encoding O-antigen ligase family protein; protein product: MNSSKISTICNRIIEYSILLLVFILPFKHTASIESTALLIPLIAWIVKLRCVPDARFIKTPLNLPIMYWGIVIILASVGSIAPSYSFYEFRSQFLKQIILFFIVINNIKTKKQMLKIVYMLAISACVFSIYGICGYFNSTLTEYGRATGAFGSYSRSAMYCILVIPLILIVFFHTKNKYIKLGLVLSALLTGILLVLTFTRGPWVILFGTLLMLLFKKSKKMLTAFLAALLLLAIFCGPVTERIKFTFEVKEGINRALSGRLTLWHNSLQIIKKHPVLGVGYGPNIFRKMYLHPEYKFYLTDPHGNFQQSDAHNLYLQILIETGIVGLLAFMYLLARYAKCAYKSYVHTEDYFKKDILFTILLTVIGFLACSISGYFYEDRIGLMFWLYMAMSMGIGINEKER